Genomic window (Bosea vaviloviae):
CGCAACCGCATCCGCCGCCGCCTGCGCGCCGCTGCCGCGCTCGCGCTCAGTGCCCAGGCCGGGCGGGCCTGCGATGTCGTGATCATCGCGCGCACTGAAACGCTGAGCGCCGGCTTCGAGGCCCTGGTCGCCGATCTCTCGATCGCGCTCGACCGCGCCCGGCCGGCCAAGCCCCGCCTGGCCAAGCCTTCTGCGCCCAAGCCTTCTGCGCCCAAGCCCCCTGCGGCCAGATCTGGTCGCAAGCCCCCGCAAGACCAGCGGCGCGCGCCCGATAGCGGCAGCGCGCCGGCCAAACCTTAAGCCCCGTCGGGCGTCAGCGAGATTTGTTTCCGATCATGATGAAAGAAGACAACCGCAACCTGCTTCTGGCGATCGCGCTCTCCGTGGTCGTGCTGCTCGGCTGGCAGTTCTTCTACGGCGTGCCGCAGATGGAGAAGCAGAAGCAGATCGCGCAGCAGAACCAGCAGGCGCAGTCCACGCCCGCCACGACGCCCGCGCCCTCGACCGTGCCTGGCCAACCTGCCGGCACAGCCGCTCCGGGCGCCGTCCCCGCGACACTGGCCTCCGAGACTCGCGAGCAGGCGCTCGCCCGCAGCCCGCGCGTCCGCATCGAGACGGCCAAGATCGCCGGTTCGATCGCGCTCACCGGCGCGCGCATCGACGACGTCTCGCTCAAGGCCTATCGCGAGACGGTCGATCCCAACAGCGCCATCATCATCCTGCTCTCGCCGCTCGGCGGGCCCGAAGCCTATTATTCCGATTTCGGCTGGGTGGCCGCTCCCGGCGCCGCCGTGCCGCTTCCTAACGCCTCGACCCTCTGGACCGCCGATGGGCCGGTGCTGCGGTCCGGCACGCCGCTGACGCTGTCTTGGGACAATGGCCAGGGCCTGCTGTTCAAGCGCGTCATCACCGTCGACGACAACGCCATGTTCACGATCAACGACCAGGTCGAGAACAAGGGCGGCGCGCCCGTCTCGCTCTTCCCCTATGGCCAGGTCGTGCGCCAGGGCAAGCCGGCGACGCTGGGCTATTACGTCCTGCATGAGGGCCTGATCGGCAATCTCGGCGAGCAGGGCCTGCAGGAATACACCTACGACAAGATCGACAAGGAGCCGCTGCTCTCGCCCGGCGCCAACGGCAAGGTCTGGAAGGATGCCGTCGGCGGCTTCGTCGGCATCACCGACAAGTATTGGGCCGCGGCGGTCGTGCCCGACCAGGCGCGCAAATATGAAGGCCGCTACTCCTCGGTCCAGACCGGCTCGCAACGCACCTATCAGGCCGATTTCCTCGGCGAGGCCGTCACCGTCGCGCCGGGCGCAAGCGCGGCGAGCCAGGCGCGCCTCTTCGCCGGAGCCAAGGAAGTCGCGGCGATCGACGGCTATGAGAAGAACCTCGGCATCAAGCGCTTCGAGCTCTTGATCGACTGGGGCTGGTTCTACTTCATCACCAAGCCGATGTTTTTCGTGATGGACTGGATCTACAAGCATGTCGGCAATTTCGGCATCGCGATCCTGGGCGTCACGCTGCTGCTGAAGGGCCTGTTCTTCCCGCTCGCGAGCAAATCCTACGCCTCGATGGCGAAGATGAAGGCCGTGCAGCCGGAGATGGTCGCGATCCGCGAGCGCTACGCGGACGACAAGATGAAGCAGCAGCAGGCGCTGATGGAGCTGTACAAGACGCAGAAGATCAACCCGATCGCCGGCTGCTGGCCGGTGCTGCTGCAGATCCCGGTGTTCTTCGCGCTCTACAAGATCCTGTTCATCACCATCGAGATGCGGCATGCGCCGTTCTTCGGCTGGATCAAGGATCTGGCTGCGCCGGATCCGACCTCGATCGTCAACCTGTTCGGACTGCTGCCCTTCGCCTCGCCGGCGTTCCTGCACATCGGCGCCTGGCCGATCTTCATGGGCATCACGATGTTCATCCAGATGAAGATGAACCCGGAGCCGCCGGACCCGGTGCAGAAGATGATGTTCACCTGGATGCCGGTGTTCTTCACCTTCCTGCTCGGCTCGTTCCCGGCCGGCTTGGTGATCTACTGGAGCTGGAACAACCTGCTCTCGGTGACCCAGCAGGGCTACATCATGAAAAAGCACGGCGCCAAGATCGAGCTGTTCGACAACATCAAGGGCCTGTTCGGCAAGAAGCCGGCGACACCGCCGGCCGCACCGCCGCCTGCGGCCAGCTCACCCAAGCCCACTGGCTCCAAAACATCGACAAAGGCTGCCGTGGCGAAGTCGGCGAGCACCAACAAGAAGTCGGGACCCGCTGCCGCCACGCCTGAGCCGGAGAAGCCGGCAAACAGCAACGAGAAGTGAGACAGGCGAGTGGCGAATAGCGAATGGCGAGGTAAAGCTTCCATTCGCTACTCGCCATTCGCCACTCTCGGGTAGTTCCATGCCCCTCCCCGATCCCCTGACCCGTCATCCCATTCCCGGCTGGAAAGGCACGGCCTTCCTCAAGGCGATCGTCGACAATCCGCTGATCGAGGTCGGCGACTACAGCTATTACGACGACTCGCGCGGGCCCGAGCATTTCGTCGCGCGCTGCGTGCGCTATCATTTCGACTTCATCGGCGACCGCTTGATCATCGGCAAATTCGTCGCGATCGCCCAAGCCGCGCAGTTCATCATGAACGGCGCCAACCATCCGATGGGCGGCTTCTCGACCTTTCCCTTCGGCATGTTCGGCTTCGAGAACGCGCCCGACTATACCCGTGAAAACACAGGCTTTCGCGGCGACACCGTCATCGGCAACGATGTCTGGATCGGCCGCGAGGCCGTGATCATGCCCGGCGTCACCGTCGGCGACGGCGCCATCATCGGCACGCGGGCGCAGGTCGCGCGTGACGTGCCGCCCTATGCCGTCGTCGTCGGCAATCCCGGACGCGTCGTGAAGATGCGCTTCGCGCCCGAGATTGTGGCGCAGTTGCTCGCGATCCGCTGGTGGGACTGGGAGCCCGAGACAATCGCACGCAATATCGGCGTCATCTCCTCGGCTGACATCGACGCGCTGCGCGCGGCCGTGTAGGCAAGGACGATGAGTAGACAAGCACGATGACGACGAGCCTGACCACGCCTTATGGCGACGACGAGATCGAAAGCGCGCGCAAGCTGTTCGAAGGCCCCTGGGACTTCGTCTGGGCCTCGACCCATGTCGACGACCTGCCGCCCATGGTCGGCCAGGAGATCGCCTTCGCCGGGCGCTCCAATGTCGGCAAGTCGAGCCTGATCAACGCGGTCACCCGCCGCAACGCGCTGGCGCGGACCTCGCATACGCCCGGCCGCACCCAGCAGCTCAATTTCTTCCGCCAGGTCGGCGCCGATGAGCGCCTGACCATCGTCGACATGCCGGGCTATGGCTATGCCGCCGTCGGCCGGGCCAAGGTCGCGGCCTGGACCAATCTGATCCATGAATATCTGCGCGGGCGCTCCAACCTGATGCGCGTCTATGTGCTGATCGACGCGCGGCACGGCATCAAGGATGTCGACGGCGCGGTGCTGGAGACGCTCGACAAGGCCGCAGTCTCCTATCAGGTCGTGCTGACCAAGGGCGACGCGCTCAAGAAGGCCGATCAGCAGTTCATGATCGAGGCGACCTATGACGAGATCAAGCGCCGCCCGGCCGCCTTCCCCGAGGTGCTGCTGACCTCCAGCGAGAGCGGTCTCGGCATTCCTGAACTGCGCGCCGCCGTGGGCCGCGTGCTGGCGGAGCGCGAGTGAGCGGCGCTCACGACCGGCAACCAGATCCATAGATGCTGCAGTTGAAAGCCTGGTTCGATGCGCAGTGAGCGGAAAGGCCCGGATGATGAGAGGATCGCGACCGACTCGCCTGCCTGCCCCTTTCCTCAAAAGGGTCTGGCTGGACGAGGACAAGGTCGCCGATCCCTCGCTTTATCCGTTCTGCCTGCCTTTTCTGGCGCGGGGTTTCGAGCTCGGCTTCGACCGCGCGATCACGATCATCGTTGGTGAGAACGGGACCGGGAAGTCCACTCTTCTGGAGGGGATCGCGGCACTGGCGGGTTATGATGAGGCAGGTGGCGGCAAGGGCTATCGTCCGGTCGATCATTCCATTGCGATCGAGGCGATGGGCGGCGCGCTCGGCCCGGCCTTGCGAGCGAGTTGGCTGCCGAAGATCACGAATGGCTGGTTTTTCCGGGCCGAGAGCTTCTTTTCGGTGGCCCGCTATCTGGACGAGGCCGCGATCGGCTCCGGGCCGCCGCCGGACTTTCTGTCTCATTCCCATGGCGAGGGCTTTCTGCGCTTCTTCGAGGAGCGCTGCGTGCGGCAGGGCTTATTCATCTTCGACGAGCCGGAATCCGCGCTGTCGCCGGCGCGCCAGATGACATTCCTCAAGCTGCTACAGCGGATCGAGCGGGCGGGACATACGCAGGTGATCATGGCCACCCATTCCCCCATGCTGATGGCGTTTCCCGGCGCGCGCCTGCTCGGCTTGTCGAAATACGGGCTGGAACCCATCGCACTTGAGGACACCGCCCATTTCCGGATCATGCGCGAGTTCTGTGCCGACCCGGCCGGCTTCGTCGAACTCGCGATCGAGGACTGAGATGACTGCCACAAAGATCCATCTCACCCTCGCTGCCCTGCTGGGCCTTGCCGGCGTCGCCTTGCTGGCGGCGGCCGCGCATGTCACCGGCACGCAGAATGTTGGCACCGCCGGACAGATCCTGCTCTTTCACGCCCCTGCCGTGATCGGCGCGACCGCAGCCCGCAAGGCCGGTTTCCTGACCGATTTCGTGGCGCGCCTGGCGGTCTCGGCGCTGATCCTGGGCGCGGCCCTGTTCGCTGCTGATTTGACGCGGCGGGGCTTTTTCAACGAGGGCCTGTTCCCGCGCGCTGCGCCGATCGGCGGCTGGTTCATGCTCGGCGGCTGGCTCGGGCTGGCTGTGGCCGCAGTGCTCGCGCCACGCAGCTGAGACCGTCGAAAACCGGTTTCCACTTTTGCGCATGATGCTCTAGAAGGCGCACCGGCGCGGCTGTCTTGCGCGCGCTTGCGGAGCCTGTTCGATGATCAACCCCGCCCTTCTGACACCGTCGCAATCGGCCGACCTGCTGGTCGTCGCACTGCCGCATATGCAGCGCTACGACCAAGAGGTCGTCGTGATCAAATATGGCGGGAACGCCATGGGCGATGCCGCGACGGCGGAGGATTTCGCCGAGGACATCGTGCTGCTCGAGCAGTCGGGCGTGAAGCCCGTGGTCTGCCATGGCGGCGGGCCGCAGATCGCGCGCATGCTGACCAAGCTCGGCATCAAGTCGGAATTCAAGCAGGGCCTGCGCGTCACCGACCAGGCGACGGTCGAGATCGTCGAGATGGTCCTGGCCGGTTCGGTCAACAAGGAGATCGTCGGCTACATCTCGCGCGAGGGCGGCAAGGCGATCGGGCTGTGCGGCAAGGACGGCAACATGGTCACCGCCCGCAAGGTGACGCGGACCATCGTCGATCCGGATTCGAAGATCGAGGAAATCCTCGATCTCGGCTTCGTCGGCGAGCCTGACAAGGTCGACACCACGGTGCTCGACGCCGTGCTCAAGGCCGAACTCATCCCTGTGCTCGCGCCGGTCTGCTCGGCGGCCGACGGCCAGACCTATAATGTCAACGCCGACACCTTCGCGGGCGCTATCGCGGGCGCTCTCAACGCCAAGCGCCTGCTGCTTTTGACCGATGTGCCTGGCGTCCTGAACAAGGATAAGGAGCTCATCCCGGAGCTGACGGTGGAGGAATGCCGCAGGCTGATCGCCGATGGCACGATCTCGGGCGGCATGATCCCCAAGATCGAGACCTGCATCTACGCGCTGGAAAAAGGCGTCGAGGCCGTCGTCATCCTCGACGGCAAGGTGCCGCATGCGGCGCTGATCGAGCTCTTCACCGATACCGGCTCGGGCACGATCATCCGGCGGTGATCCGCGCCTCCCTACCCGTCATTGCGAGGAGCATGGCGACGAAGCAATCCAGGGCCGCAGTGCGAACCCTCCTGGATTGCTTCGCTGCGCTCGCAATGACGGCGTGGAGTCGGCCTCGCTCTTAAACCTTAGCAGAGGACTTGCATGTCAGGCTGGGAGCGCCACATTTCTGAGTCCCCATGAACACGCACGCCTCACCTCCCGCCTCCGTGCCGCCGCTGCCCGCGGAGGCCTTCGCCCATGTCGACCACTGGGTCTTCGACCTCGACAACACGCTGTATTCGCATGAAGCGAAGGTCTGGCCGCAGGTCAACGAGCGGATCACGCTGTTCCTGCTCGAGCTCTTCGGTCTCGACGGCCTGTCGTCGCATGCGCTGCGCCGCTACTATTACGAGCGCTACGGCACGACTCTGAAGGGGCTGATGGAGGAGCATGACGTCGATCCCGACGACTTCCTCGATTTCGCCCACCAGATCGACCTGACCCTGCTCGATCCCGACCCGGCGCTGGGGGATGCGATCGCGGCCCTGCCCGGGCGCAAGCTGATCTTGACCAACGGCTCGCGCGGCCATGCCGAGAACGTCGCCGGCAAGCTCGGCATCCTGCATCATTTCGAGGACATCTTCGATATCGTCCAGGCCGGCTTCCTGCCCAAGCCCGAGCGGGCGACCTATGAGAACTTCCTCGCCAAGCATGCGGTCGACCCTGGGCGGGCTGCGATGTTCGAGGATATCGAGAAGAACCTCATCGTTCCCAGCGCGCTGGGCATGAAGACCGTGCTGATCATCCCGCGCACGCCCGACCCTTTCCGCGAGGTCTGGGAGCAGGCCGCGATCGAGGCCGGGCATGTGCACTACGTCACGGACGACCTGACCCGTTTCCTGGCGCCGCTGGGGCGAGAGGGCGGCGCGGCAGGCCAAGGCGCCTGAAGTCGGAGCGAAGCGGCTTCCAGAGGCTGTTTGGAAACGTCGCGAGCCCTCATCCTGAGGAGCCATTCCCTGGGAATGGCGTCTCGAAGGATGCTCCAGGAGGCTCCCGAACCATCTGAAGCATGCTTCGAGACGCCGCTGCGCGGCTCCTCAGGATGAGGGCTGGAGTTTCCGATCCGGCCCTACCGGAAGCGCAGGTTCTCGCGCGACAGCTGGTCGATGCTGCTGCAGCCCATCAGCTTCATCCCGCGCTCGATCTCGGTGCGCATCGCGCCAAGCGCGCGCTCGACGCCCGGCTGGCCCGCCGCGGCCAGGGGATAGAGATAATAGCGCCCGAGGCCGACGGCCTTGGCGCCCAGAGACAGCGCCTTCAGTACATGCGTGCCGCGCTGCACACCGCCATCCATGATCACGTCGATGCGGTCTCCCACGGCATCGACGATCTCGGCGAGCTGGTCGAAGGCCGCCCGTGAGCCGTCGAGCTGGCGGCCGCCATGGTTCGAGAGAACGATGCCGGTGCAGCCGATATCGACGGCCCTCCTGGCGTCGGCAACCGACATCACGCCCTTCAGGCAGAACTGTCCCGACCAGAGCTTGACCATCTCCGCCACATCGTCCCAGCTCATCGTCGGGTCGAGCATTTCGGTGAAATAGCGGCTGATCGACATGGCGCCGCCGCCCATGTCGACATGGGCGTCGAGCTGCGGCAGCCTGAAGCGCTCATGCGTCAGATAGTTCAGGGCCCAGGCCGGCTTCAGCGCAAACTGCAGCATGCCGGCAAGCGTCAGCTTGAACGGAATCGAGAAGCCCGTGCGCAGGTCGCGCTCGCGGTTACCGCCGGTGATGCTGTCGACGGTGAGCATCATCACCTCGACGCCGGCATCCCTGGCGCGCTGCATCATGGCGCGGTTCAGGCCGCGATCTTTGTGGAAGTAGAACTGGTAGACCTGCGGCGTGTCGTGACGTTTGCGCAGCTCCTCGAGGCTGGTCGTCCCCAGGGAGGACACGCCGAACATGGTGCCGTATTTCGCTGCCGCCGCCGCGACGGCGCGCTCGCCCTCATGGTGGAACAGGCGTTGCAGCGCCGTCGGCGAGCAATAGACCGGCATCGCCAGCTTCTGGCCCATGACGGTGACCGACATATCGACTTGCCCGACGCCGCGCAGGACGTTCGGAACCAGATCGCAGCGTTCGAAGCTTTCGCTGTTGCGGCGGTGGGTCACCTCGTCATCGGCTGCGCCGTCGATATAGTCGAAAATCGGCCCCGGCAGCCGCCGCTTCGCCATCATCCGGAAATCGTGGAAATTGTGGCAGCCGCCCAGGCGCATCGTTTGTGTCTCGAAGTCGGATTGTCTGCTGAGGAGAGGTCGCGACCTTGGCCGAGATTTCCAGGCTTGGCCAGTTGGAGTCCTGTGACCGCCGGTTGAATACCTCCGGAGAAAAATCGTTGCGACAACGGCTCTGGCGGGGCAGATCGTTCGTCTTTACGGACCAGTTTTGATCTGTTATCGCTTTCGTCCGTTATAACGAACAAGGCAGAGATCATGACCGGACAAGACAAGGGGGCGAGCCTGCACCCGGAAACGCGGCTGGTCCATGCCGGCACCCTGCGCTCGCAATTCGGCGAGACCTCCGAGGCGCTGTTCCTGACGCAAGGCCATGTCTATGACAGCGCCGAGCAATGCGAGGCGCGGTTCCTGAACAAGGATCCGGGTTTCCAGTACGCCCGCTTCTCCAATCCGACCGTGACCATGCTGGAGCAGCGCATGGCCGCGTTCGAGGGCGCCGAGGCCTGCCGCGCCACGGCGACCGGCATGGCTGCGGTCACCGCGGCGGTGATGGGGCTGGTGCGCGCCGGCGACCATGTCGTGGCCGCGCAGGCGCTGTTCGGCTCCTGCCGCTATGTCGTCGAGGAGCACCTGCCGCGTTACGGCGTGGCCTCGACGCTGGTGAACGGGCCCGACATCGAGGCCTGGCGCAAGGCGGTCAGGCCCAACACCAAGGTGTTCTTCCTCGAGAGCCCCTCCAATCCGACGCTGGAGGTGATCGACATCGCGGCGGTGGCCGCGATCGCCAAGGAAGTCGGCGCCAGGCTCATCGTCGACAACGTCTTCGCGACGCCGCTCTTCCAGCGGCCGCTGGAGCTGGGCGCGGACATCGTGGTCTATTCCGCCACCAAGCATATCGACGGCCAGGGCCGCTGCCTCGGCGGGCTGCTGCTTGCCTCCGAAGAGCTCATCCAGACCGAGATCCAGACCTATCTGCGCCAGACCGGCCCGGCGATGTCGCCCTTCAATGCCTGGGTGATGCTGAAGGCGCTGGAGACCTTGCCGCTGCGCGTGCAGCGGCAGGCGCAGAGCGCGACCATCATCGCCGATTGGCTGGCCGGCCAGGAGAAGCTGTCCAAGGTCATCTTCCCCGGCCATAAGGACCATCCCCAGGCCGCGACCATCGCCAAGCAGATGAGCGGCCCCTCGACTCTGATCGCCTTCGAGGTCGCCGGCGGCAAGGACGCAGCCTTCCGTCTGCTCAACGCGATGAAGCTGATCCGCATCTCCAACAATCTCGGCGACGCCAAGAGCCTGATCGTCCATCCCGCCACGACGACGCATCAGCGCTTCACCCCCGAGGTGCGGGCGTCGATGGGCGTGACCGATGGGATGATCCGGCTCTCGATCGGGCTTGAGCATCCCGACGACCTGATCGCGGATATCAGGACGGCGCTGGCGGCGGTCTGAGGCCAATATCGTCATTGCGAGCGTAGCGAAGCAATCCAGAAGCGGCAGCGCTCTACGCCTCCTGGATTGCTTCGCTACGCTCGCAATGACGTTGAGATCACGCCGCGCGCTTCAACCCGACCTGGCCCCAGATCGCCGTCAGCGCGCCGATGAGATGATCGATATCGGCGTCGGAATGCATCGGCGAGGGCGTGATGCGCAGGCGCTCCGTGCCGCGCGGCACGGTCGGATAATTGATCGGCTGGACATAGATGTCGAAGCGCTCGAGCAATTCGTCGCTGATCCGCTTGCACAGCACGGCGTCGCCCACCATCACCGGCACGATATGGCTGGGATTGGGCAGATGTGGGATGCCGACAATGTCGAGCCGGGCGCGGACGGCGGCGACGCGGTCCTGCTGGCCCTGACGCTCGGTCTGGCTGCGCTTGAGGTGGCGGATCGAGGCCAGCGCACCGGCTGCCAAGGCCGGCGGCAATGAGGTCGAGAAGATGAAGCCCGAGGCGAAGCTGCGGATGAAGTCGCAGGTTGCGGCGGAAGCGGCGATATAGCCGCCCATGATGCCGAACCCCTTGGCAAGCGTGCCCTCGATCACGGTCAGGCGATGGCTCAAGCCCTCACGCTCGCTGACGCCGCCGCCGCGCGGGCCGTAGAGCCCGACCGCATGGACCTCGTCGATATAGGTCATGGCGCCGAACTCGTCGGCAATGTCGCAGAACGCCGCGATCGGTGCGATGTCGCCATCCATCGAATAGACCGACTCGAAGGCGATCAGCTTGGGTCGACCAGGGTCGATCGTCTTCAGCTTGCGGCGCAGATCCTCGGGGTCGTTATGGGCGAAGACATGCTTCTCGGCGCGCGAATGGCGGATGCCCTCGATCATCGAGGCGTGGTTCAGCGCGTCCGTCAGCACAACGCAGCCGGGCAGGCGGGAAGCGAGCGTCGAGAGCGAAGCCCAGTTCGACATATAGCCGGAGTTGAACAGCAGGGCTGATTCCTTGCCGTGCAGGTCGGCGAGCTCCCGCTCCAGCAGCACATGGTGGTGGTTGGTGCCGGCGATGTTGCGGGTACCGCCGGCGCCGGCGCCGCAGCCATCGAGCGCGCCATGCATCGCGGCAAGCACATCGGGATGCTGGCCCATGCCGAGATAGTCGTTCGAGCACCAGACGGTGACGTCGCGCGGGCCCTTCGCGCCGTGATAGGTCGCGCGCGGAAAATGGCCGGCATGGCGTTCGAGATCGGCGAAGACCCGGTAGCGGCCTTCCCTGTGGAGCCCGTCGAGCTCCGCGCGGAAGAAGTTCTCGTAGTCCATCGGAAGCCTCCTGACGGCCTACCTCCTACGCAAACCGGCGCAAGCGGGAAATGGCACGCGGTGTCGCGGGGGAAATGCCCCGATCGCGCCTCAAGCCTCCCGGCGCGCGAGAACCAGCAGCGTCTCCAATAGCACGCGGATCGCGATACCGGCATCGGCCTCGGTCATGGTCTCCAGCGGCGAATGGCTGATGCCCTTCTCGTTGCGGACGAACAGCATCGCCGCCGGGCAGAGTTTCGCCATCGTCATGGCGTCGTGGCCGGCCCCCGATGGCAGCCGCCGCGCGCTCAGATTCGCGCCCGTGCGGGCAATGCCTGCCGCGAAAGCCTCCTGCAGGGCCTCATCCATCGGTACGGCCTCGGCCTTGGCGTAGGGCGTCAGCGCCATCGTCACGCCCCGGCGCGCCGCGATCTCGGCGAAGCGGGCGCGGATGTCGGCGTCCACCAAGGCGAGCGTCTCGTTCGAGGGGCTGCGGAAATCGACCGTGAAGTCGACGGCTCCGGGCACGACATTGGTGGCGCCCGGGTCGGGTCGGAGTGCGCCCACCGTGCCGACCGCCTGGTCATGGCCGGCGGCGATCACTTCCAGCGCCAGCACCATCTCGGCGCTGGCGGCGAGCGCGTCCTTGCGCAGGCTCATCGGCACCGTGCCGGCATGGCCGGCCTCGCCGGTGACGCGGATGCGCGCGCGGCTTTGCGCGTTGATCGCGGTGACGATGCCGACTGCCTCGTTCTCGGCTTCCAGCACCGGGCCCTGCTCGATATGGATCTCGAGATAGGCCTTCACCGAGCCAGGCTTGCGAGCCAGCTTGGCGATGGCGGAGGGATCGCCGCCGAAGGCGACGAGCGCGTCGGCGAGCCGTGTTCCATCGGAATCGCGCGCCTCGAGCGAGGCCGGATCATGCTCGCCGGCGAGCGCGCAGGAGGTCGAGAGATGGGTAGGGAAGCGGACATTCTCCTCATCGCCGAAGGCCACGACCTCGAGCGCGAAGGGCAGGACGATGCCTGCGTCCCGCAAGGCCTGCACCGCCAGGATGCCGGCGACGACGCCGAGATTGCCGTCGAAGCGCCCGCCATCCTTCACCGTGTCGATATGCGAGCCGATCATCACCGCCGGCAGGCCGGGCGTCGCGCCCTCGCGCCGGCCCTGCACGGAACCGGCTGCGTCGATGAAGGCGGTCAGTCCGGCCACCTCCATGGCGCCTCTGGTCCACTCGGCCGCCTGCCTGTGTGCCGGCGAGAGATAAAGCCGCGTCAGCTTGCCCGGCTCGTCGGTGAAACGGTTGAGGCCTTGAAGCGCGGCGAAGGCGCGCGCGCCAAGCACGGCGGCGGAGGGAAGCATCTGAGTCATGGCACCAAGTTTAGGTCATGCCATCAAGCTTAGTAAGTCGCCCGGCCGCCCG
Coding sequences:
- a CDS encoding allantoate amidohydrolase, which codes for MTQMLPSAAVLGARAFAALQGLNRFTDEPGKLTRLYLSPAHRQAAEWTRGAMEVAGLTAFIDAAGSVQGRREGATPGLPAVMIGSHIDTVKDGGRFDGNLGVVAGILAVQALRDAGIVLPFALEVVAFGDEENVRFPTHLSTSCALAGEHDPASLEARDSDGTRLADALVAFGGDPSAIAKLARKPGSVKAYLEIHIEQGPVLEAENEAVGIVTAINAQSRARIRVTGEAGHAGTVPMSLRKDALAASAEMVLALEVIAAGHDQAVGTVGALRPDPGATNVVPGAVDFTVDFRSPSNETLALVDADIRARFAEIAARRGVTMALTPYAKAEAVPMDEALQEAFAAGIARTGANLSARRLPSGAGHDAMTMAKLCPAAMLFVRNEKGISHSPLETMTEADAGIAIRVLLETLLVLARREA